Proteins from a single region of Psychrobium sp. MM17-31:
- the folK gene encoding 2-amino-4-hydroxy-6-hydroxymethyldihydropteridine diphosphokinase, with the protein MARIYISLGSNINKAHNVRQGIAAMREFISDFSVSDVFESESVGFDGSNFYNLVCGGETQLSVDEVCTRLRQIEVDNGRDRSAKKFSSRTLDLDLLVYDDLVVEQPAQLPRHEIDKNAFVLWPLAQIAPEFIHPVLNLSFLSLWDNYDKSQQSLWAVEFDWQGII; encoded by the coding sequence ATGGCGCGTATTTATATTAGCTTAGGAAGCAATATCAATAAGGCCCATAATGTGCGTCAGGGTATTGCTGCTATGCGTGAGTTCATTAGCGATTTTAGTGTCTCAGATGTCTTTGAAAGTGAGTCTGTCGGTTTTGATGGCAGTAACTTTTATAATTTGGTGTGTGGTGGTGAGACACAGCTCAGTGTTGATGAAGTTTGTACGCGTCTGCGTCAAATTGAAGTGGATAATGGGCGTGATCGCAGTGCTAAAAAGTTTAGTTCGCGCACCTTAGATCTCGATTTATTAGTGTATGACGATTTGGTTGTTGAGCAACCGGCGCAATTACCGCGTCATGAAATTGATAAAAATGCGTTCGTATTGTGGCCGTTAGCGCAAATTGCTCCGGAATTTATTCACCCTGTATTAAACCTTTCTTTTTTATCGTTGTGGGATAACTACGACAAATCTCAACAATCGCTATGGGCGGTTGAATTCGACTGGCAAGGAATTATTTAA
- the tsaD gene encoding tRNA (adenosine(37)-N6)-threonylcarbamoyltransferase complex transferase subunit TsaD: MRILGIETSCDETGIAIYDDEQGLLAHKLYSQVKLHADYGGVVPELASRDHSRKIIGLIRETLKAANCTQDDLNGIAYTAGPGLVGALLVGASVARSLAYAWNKPAVAVHHMEGHLLAPMLEENKPEFPFLALLVSGGHTQMVKVDGIGEYEVMGESIDDAAGEAFDKTAKLLGLDYPGGPRLSKLAESGDSSRFTFPRPMTNKPGLDFSFSGLKTFAANTINDHSENGEMPDQQTMADIARAFEDAVVDTLMIKCKRALKESGLKRIVIAGGVSANRHLREQLEILMKSRGGEAFYPALEFCADNGAMIAYAGMQRLKANQTVGLEISATPRWPMDQLPPV, translated from the coding sequence ATGCGAATTTTAGGAATTGAAACCTCTTGTGATGAGACTGGGATTGCCATTTATGACGATGAACAGGGACTGTTAGCACACAAATTATACAGTCAGGTTAAGCTGCATGCCGATTATGGTGGCGTTGTTCCTGAATTGGCTTCGCGTGATCATTCGCGAAAGATCATTGGTTTGATCCGCGAGACGTTAAAAGCGGCAAATTGCACGCAAGACGATCTCAATGGGATCGCCTACACCGCAGGACCAGGCTTGGTTGGCGCGTTATTGGTTGGTGCATCCGTGGCACGATCCTTAGCTTATGCGTGGAACAAACCAGCGGTTGCTGTTCATCATATGGAAGGCCATTTATTGGCGCCAATGCTGGAAGAAAATAAGCCTGAATTTCCGTTTTTAGCCTTGCTAGTTTCTGGCGGTCACACGCAAATGGTCAAGGTTGATGGCATTGGTGAATATGAGGTAATGGGCGAGTCTATTGACGATGCGGCCGGTGAAGCCTTCGATAAAACGGCAAAATTGCTTGGTTTGGATTATCCGGGTGGCCCTCGTTTATCTAAATTAGCAGAATCGGGAGATAGCTCACGTTTTACTTTCCCGAGACCGATGACTAATAAGCCGGGTTTGGATTTTTCGTTTAGTGGTTTGAAGACTTTTGCAGCAAATACGATCAACGATCATAGCGAAAATGGTGAAATGCCAGACCAACAAACGATGGCTGATATCGCCCGCGCATTTGAAGATGCCGTGGTTGATACGCTAATGATCAAATGTAAGCGCGCGTTAAAAGAAAGTGGCCTAAAGCGTATAGTCATTGCTGGCGGCGTAAGTGCCAATCGTCATTTGCGTGAGCAATTAGAAATTTTAATGAAGTCGCGTGGCGGCGAGGCGTTTTATCCAGCGTTGGAGTTTTGTGCCGACAATGGCGCAATGATCGCTTACGCAGGCATGCAGCGTTTGAAAGCCAATCAAACAGTAGGCTTAGAGATTAGTGCTACGCCACGTTGGCCAATGGATCAACTGCCTCCTGTTTAG
- a CDS encoding ExeA family protein: MYQAFYGLNEAPFTIAPNPKYLFLSQQHQQAVTHLQYCLKEGGGFVLLTGEVGTGKTTLARSLLSQLDDTTDIASILNPALSELELLATLCDELKIDYPADPTLKQLTDLIAEFLSNNHQQGRNTLLVIDEAQHLQAEVLEQLRLLTNLETDHKKLLQVVLIGQPELQQQLKQNHLRQLAQRITARYHLLPLNNVDVSAYIAHRLAIAGRDSALFTKAACNKVHQLSGGIARIINLICDKALLSAYGQQLTEIGPKTITEVAQDILAIDMPVNKSVATPPWAMPALVSVFTMLIGYGITAWALNQTAQEQQTKVITQPVKTIQPLVEMKADNSQLTSILREATSQSTAFSALMGAWGTAHGAGSNGCVQAKSYGLRCFAASGWQALLEYNHPALVTLKDGGQLYYGVILNADDEQAIKMQFNRSQLTVTKAWLLERLTGEFTLLWQPNFDYERALNIGQRGQGVSELAQMLNQLYAPGSYPSDVFDDQLRQKVRRFQSDNQLMVDGIAGAKTLIRLQSVTGKNTLQLRGNQ, encoded by the coding sequence ATGTATCAGGCTTTTTACGGCCTTAATGAAGCGCCATTTACCATAGCGCCCAATCCCAAATATTTGTTTTTAAGCCAGCAGCATCAGCAGGCGGTGACTCATTTACAATACTGCCTTAAAGAAGGCGGTGGTTTTGTGCTGCTCACCGGTGAAGTGGGCACAGGAAAAACTACCTTAGCCCGTTCATTGCTAAGCCAGCTTGATGACACCACTGATATCGCATCTATCTTAAACCCAGCGCTGAGTGAATTAGAACTGCTGGCGACGCTGTGTGATGAGCTTAAAATCGATTATCCGGCTGATCCAACGCTCAAACAGCTTACTGATCTTATCGCAGAATTTCTATCGAATAATCATCAGCAAGGGCGTAATACCTTATTGGTTATCGATGAAGCGCAACACCTACAAGCCGAGGTATTAGAGCAGCTTCGTCTTTTGACCAATCTTGAAACTGATCATAAAAAGCTATTGCAGGTAGTGCTAATTGGTCAGCCAGAATTGCAACAACAACTCAAACAAAATCATTTGCGTCAGTTGGCGCAGCGCATCACTGCGCGTTATCACTTATTGCCACTCAATAATGTTGATGTTAGTGCTTACATCGCCCATCGATTAGCTATTGCAGGACGCGATAGTGCGTTATTCACTAAAGCGGCTTGTAATAAGGTGCATCAATTAAGCGGCGGCATAGCCCGTATTATTAATTTGATTTGTGATAAAGCACTGCTTAGCGCTTACGGTCAACAGCTGACGGAAATTGGCCCGAAAACGATTACTGAAGTCGCACAAGATATTTTGGCGATTGATATGCCTGTTAATAAATCAGTTGCTACGCCGCCATGGGCAATGCCAGCTTTGGTGAGTGTTTTTACTATGCTGATCGGTTATGGCATTACAGCTTGGGCATTAAATCAAACCGCCCAAGAGCAACAAACCAAGGTGATTACCCAGCCTGTTAAAACGATACAGCCATTGGTTGAAATGAAAGCTGATAATAGTCAACTGACGTCTATTTTGCGAGAAGCAACCAGTCAATCAACGGCGTTTTCGGCACTAATGGGGGCATGGGGCACAGCACATGGCGCAGGTAGCAATGGCTGTGTGCAGGCTAAGAGTTATGGCCTGCGTTGTTTCGCCGCTAGCGGTTGGCAAGCGTTATTAGAATACAATCATCCAGCATTAGTGACGCTAAAAGACGGCGGTCAATTGTATTACGGCGTGATTTTAAACGCCGATGATGAGCAAGCTATCAAAATGCAATTTAATCGCTCGCAACTCACCGTTACCAAAGCGTGGTTATTAGAGCGATTAACAGGGGAGTTCACCTTGTTATGGCAGCCAAATTTTGATTATGAGCGCGCATTAAATATCGGTCAGCGTGGTCAAGGAGTGAGTGAGTTAGCACAAATGCTCAATCAGCTTTATGCGCCGGGGAGTTATCCCAGCGATGTGTTTGATGATCAGTTGCGACAAAAAGTGAGACGTTTTCAAAGCGACAATCAACTGATGGTAGATGGAATTGCTGGTGCAAAAACACTGATTCGCTTGCAAAGCGTTACTGGCAAAAACACACTGCAGCTACGAGGTAATCAATAA
- the plsY gene encoding glycerol-3-phosphate 1-O-acyltransferase PlsY has protein sequence MTIPLTIMMVIIAYLAGSLSSAVIVARAYKLPDPRTHGSNNPGATNMLRIGGTTPAILVLLADMLKGTIPVWCSYFLGLPPVALGIIAIAACLGHIFPIFFEFKGGKGVATALGAIFPIGADLGGMLIACWFVILLITGYSSVAAICAAFLTPIFTFYIKPEYTIPVVMLCALIVIRHHPNIQRLLKGEEPKVWKKFKKGED, from the coding sequence ATGACGATCCCTCTTACCATAATGATGGTTATTATTGCCTACCTTGCAGGATCGTTATCTAGTGCGGTTATTGTTGCGCGCGCATACAAACTGCCAGACCCAAGAACTCATGGTTCTAACAACCCCGGTGCGACAAACATGCTGCGAATTGGCGGCACAACGCCCGCCATTCTTGTCCTCTTAGCAGATATGCTCAAAGGCACTATTCCCGTTTGGTGCTCTTACTTCCTTGGCTTACCACCCGTAGCGCTTGGCATTATCGCTATTGCGGCATGTCTTGGTCATATCTTCCCAATTTTCTTTGAATTTAAAGGCGGAAAAGGCGTTGCGACCGCTCTGGGCGCAATTTTCCCCATCGGTGCAGATCTCGGCGGCATGCTCATCGCTTGTTGGTTTGTGATCTTATTAATTACTGGCTACTCATCAGTTGCAGCAATCTGCGCCGCATTTTTAACGCCAATTTTTACCTTTTACATTAAACCCGAATACACCATTCCCGTAGTCATGCTTTGCGCACTCATCGTCATCCGTCACCATCCAAATATCCAACGATTATTAAAAGGTGAAGAGCCTAAGGTGTGGAAGAAGTTTAAGAAAGGGGAAGACTAA
- a CDS encoding YjgN family protein, whose translation MDVIDTPQNPPENSEPALVTPPPAPPYRKVPVVFGGDAKEFFGIWIVNVLLTIVTLGIYSAWAKVRTQQYFYGNTKIEGHAFSYLAQPLQILKGRILAVILFAIYTLTLQFYPVWGLVVIFAMLFLVPWLINQSLRFNLRMSSYRNVRFSFKGSYGEAFVYFILLPIASVFTLYLMLPFAFKKMDEYVHNNISYGDKKLSANLKSGEYYVTSLLVFALSFGVIIAMGIMMAVFGGMGALAGVESDAATTGMGIVMMVAMMAMYILMISLCSAVYRGRIRNHILNNCEFDGLAQPRSNVDIWSYVKLIFVNVLAVALTFGFAYPWVKVRTARFLSQATSVLIDNEADGAIDEMVESQSAFGEEAAEVFDVDIALT comes from the coding sequence ATGGACGTTATCGATACGCCACAAAACCCACCTGAAAATTCTGAGCCAGCGCTAGTAACACCGCCGCCAGCTCCACCTTACAGAAAAGTACCTGTTGTTTTTGGTGGCGATGCCAAAGAATTCTTCGGTATCTGGATTGTCAATGTGCTACTAACGATAGTTACATTGGGTATTTATTCTGCATGGGCTAAAGTGCGCACTCAGCAATACTTTTACGGCAACACTAAAATCGAAGGCCACGCCTTCAGTTATTTAGCTCAGCCATTGCAAATTTTGAAGGGACGAATCCTTGCGGTAATTTTATTTGCTATCTACACACTGACACTGCAATTTTACCCAGTTTGGGGGTTGGTAGTGATTTTTGCGATGTTGTTTTTGGTGCCTTGGCTTATCAATCAAAGTCTGCGTTTTAACTTGCGAATGAGTAGCTATCGCAACGTGCGCTTCTCCTTTAAGGGCTCATACGGCGAAGCCTTTGTCTATTTCATTTTGTTGCCTATTGCCTCTGTTTTTACTCTGTATTTGATGCTGCCATTTGCATTTAAGAAAATGGATGAATACGTTCACAATAACATTAGCTATGGCGATAAAAAACTGAGCGCTAATCTCAAATCGGGCGAATATTACGTGACAAGTTTACTCGTGTTTGCACTGTCGTTTGGGGTGATTATCGCTATGGGTATTATGATGGCGGTGTTTGGCGGCATGGGCGCGTTAGCTGGTGTGGAGTCAGATGCTGCAACGACAGGCATGGGTATTGTTATGATGGTGGCAATGATGGCAATGTACATCTTGATGATCAGTCTTTGTAGCGCGGTTTATCGCGGTAGAATTCGCAATCACATTTTGAATAACTGTGAGTTTGATGGACTAGCACAGCCTCGTTCTAACGTTGATATTTGGAGCTATGTGAAGCTTATTTTTGTCAATGTGTTAGCCGTTGCTTTAACCTTTGGTTTTGCCTATCCATGGGTGAAAGTGCGTACGGCACGTTTCTTATCACAAGCAACGTCAGTGCTAATCGATAATGAAGCAGATGGCGCTATCGATGAAATGGTAGAGTCGCAATCGGCCTTTGGTGAAGAAGCTGCCGAAGTATTTGACGTTGATATTGCGTTAACCTAA
- a CDS encoding undecaprenyl-diphosphate phosphatase encodes MSILEIFILALIQGFTEFLPVSSSAHLILPSQILGWNDQGLAFDVAVHIGTLLAVVIYFRKEVFTLLGAWGASFTGKHNGESRLAWFILLGSIPLGLAGFLGKDFIELYLRSAWVIAASTIIFGLLLWWVDVKAKQVKDEYELTLSNALFIGLSQAIALIPGTSRSGITMTAGLMLGMTRESAARYSFLLSIPAIIMSGGYMALGFLDEGVVVNWSELGYGAILSFVSAYLCITFFLKVISKMGMLPFVIYRLLLGAGLIIFLSV; translated from the coding sequence ATGTCGATTCTCGAAATCTTCATCTTGGCGCTGATCCAAGGTTTTACCGAATTTTTACCTGTTTCAAGCTCGGCGCATCTTATTTTACCGTCGCAAATTTTAGGCTGGAATGATCAAGGCTTGGCATTTGATGTCGCTGTCCACATCGGGACATTATTGGCGGTAGTGATTTATTTCCGCAAAGAAGTCTTTACTCTCTTGGGAGCTTGGGGCGCGTCATTTACTGGAAAACACAACGGCGAAAGTCGCTTGGCGTGGTTTATTTTATTAGGCAGTATTCCACTGGGCTTAGCAGGTTTTTTAGGGAAAGATTTTATTGAGTTGTACTTGCGTAGCGCTTGGGTGATTGCTGCATCGACTATTATCTTTGGTCTGTTGCTGTGGTGGGTCGATGTTAAAGCAAAGCAAGTAAAAGATGAGTACGAGTTAACCTTGTCTAATGCCTTGTTTATTGGCTTGTCACAAGCAATAGCACTTATTCCTGGTACGTCGCGTTCAGGTATTACCATGACGGCTGGTTTAATGCTGGGAATGACGCGTGAAAGCGCAGCGCGCTATTCTTTTCTATTGTCGATTCCTGCAATTATTATGAGTGGCGGCTACATGGCACTTGGCTTTTTAGATGAGGGTGTTGTAGTCAATTGGAGCGAGCTTGGCTATGGCGCAATTTTGTCTTTTGTCAGTGCGTATTTGTGTATCACATTCTTCCTGAAAGTGATTAGCAAAATGGGTATGTTGCCATTTGTGATTTATCGTTTATTACTCGGTGCAGGCTTAATTATCTTCTTATCAGTTTAG
- a CDS encoding M48 family metallopeptidase, giving the protein MQSIHGNYYFPRSSKSKVATVSVVSDTVSVHYDNQCAFIVEKDHIQVSSPIPGVATEIEFKDGGRFIASDASQRLEVGNSQLEKLEKNKPLIVASIALIPLCLWFILAVGMPYVADKSVALVPQSVPEQMGKQSFEIIEELFLEPSELPEEKQEAVKKQWQDAIASLVLSQDVNYNLHVYKSEYFGPNAFALPNGTVVITDALIEKLDDKPDAILAVLLHEIGHVEGKHSLRLVAQSISNTLAIAVIFGDVDTLGEAILGTGSALVMNAFSREMEEEADDYALAHLVKLGKSPEAFGDAMSVFLDLKSQHEESDLLKYLSTHPEVKDRIKKAKEYGLFTEE; this is encoded by the coding sequence ATGCAGTCAATTCACGGAAATTACTACTTCCCAAGAAGTAGCAAATCGAAAGTCGCAACGGTATCAGTGGTTTCTGATACCGTTAGTGTTCATTACGACAATCAATGTGCGTTCATTGTTGAAAAAGATCACATTCAAGTTAGCTCTCCCATTCCAGGTGTCGCAACAGAAATTGAGTTTAAAGACGGTGGACGTTTTATTGCAAGTGACGCGAGTCAGCGGCTTGAGGTCGGTAATTCTCAACTAGAAAAGTTGGAAAAGAATAAGCCACTTATTGTTGCATCTATTGCATTAATACCTTTGTGCTTATGGTTTATTCTGGCGGTGGGAATGCCTTACGTCGCTGATAAATCTGTGGCTCTGGTGCCACAATCTGTTCCCGAACAAATGGGTAAGCAGTCGTTTGAAATTATCGAAGAATTATTTCTTGAGCCTAGTGAACTGCCAGAAGAGAAGCAAGAAGCGGTAAAGAAACAATGGCAAGATGCCATTGCTAGCTTGGTTCTATCACAAGACGTTAATTACAATCTTCACGTTTATAAGAGTGAGTATTTTGGCCCCAATGCTTTCGCATTGCCCAATGGCACTGTAGTTATTACCGATGCCCTGATTGAAAAGCTCGATGATAAGCCAGATGCAATCCTCGCTGTCTTGTTACATGAAATTGGCCACGTAGAAGGCAAGCATAGCCTGCGTTTAGTGGCGCAATCTATCAGTAATACGCTGGCTATTGCGGTTATTTTCGGTGATGTCGACACGCTGGGTGAGGCCATTCTAGGTACGGGCTCTGCGTTAGTGATGAACGCGTTCTCTCGTGAGATGGAAGAGGAAGCGGATGATTATGCACTAGCTCATTTGGTTAAGCTGGGCAAATCACCTGAAGCATTTGGCGATGCGATGTCAGTGTTTCTCGATCTAAAATCTCAACACGAAGAATCTGACTTACTTAAGTATTTATCGACTCACCCAGAGGTAAAAGACCGTATTAAGAAAGCCAAGGAATACGGACTGTTTACTGAGGAGTAG
- a CDS encoding polymorphic toxin type 28 domain-containing protein has protein sequence MKLFIKLMLALVIIAVGGLFILKKPDGTPWLNINDFTPSTSPLENITKQFESSLNDAQQSAAELIGDKSVENKPVIYRWKNQDGNWQMSDLPPTDGTPFETVHVEQSGNIIDLSAGSSQVVENNKPSVITNYSLMIPTPTTTSSQQTKKLIEDAKNIQSLLDKRAEKIKAATESTKD, from the coding sequence GTGAAATTATTTATTAAATTAATGTTGGCGCTTGTCATCATCGCAGTTGGTGGGCTTTTTATTCTTAAAAAGCCAGACGGCACACCTTGGCTCAATATAAATGATTTCACGCCATCAACATCGCCGTTAGAAAATATTACTAAGCAATTTGAAAGCTCATTAAATGATGCCCAGCAAAGCGCGGCTGAGCTTATCGGCGACAAATCAGTTGAAAACAAACCTGTCATTTATCGATGGAAGAATCAGGATGGTAACTGGCAGATGTCTGATTTACCTCCGACGGACGGCACGCCTTTTGAGACAGTGCATGTCGAGCAGAGTGGCAATATCATTGATTTGTCTGCTGGAAGTTCTCAAGTTGTTGAAAATAACAAGCCAAGTGTAATAACTAATTATTCATTAATGATTCCAACTCCTACGACAACTTCGTCACAGCAAACCAAAAAGCTTATTGAAGACGCTAAGAATATTCAGTCTTTGTTAGATAAACGTGCCGAAAAAATCAAGGCTGCGACTGAAAGCACAAAGGATTAG
- the lepB gene encoding signal peptidase I, whose translation MNKVKKFIKENRGIMIFLLLMSMFRSAVADYNSVPTGSMIPTIIPGDQITIDKLAYDINVPFIYHSLVKLGDPKRGEIVVFESQAADMRMVKRVIGEPGDVVAMRDNKLFINGKAMDYQMNSAEVVEQLPELAHQIQVVGYSDITSFGPVTVPQDQYLVLGDNRNNSSDSRVYGFIPRDEIIGRATRVMVSFDYDAHYKPRGDRLWKPLI comes from the coding sequence ATGAATAAAGTGAAAAAGTTTATTAAAGAAAACCGCGGTATTATGATCTTTTTACTCTTAATGAGTATGTTTAGAAGTGCCGTAGCCGACTATAACAGTGTGCCAACTGGCTCGATGATTCCCACCATTATCCCCGGTGATCAAATCACCATCGATAAACTTGCTTACGATATTAACGTTCCCTTTATTTATCATTCCTTAGTAAAGCTTGGTGACCCCAAACGCGGCGAAATAGTAGTGTTTGAATCGCAAGCCGCTGATATGCGCATGGTTAAGCGAGTGATTGGCGAGCCGGGTGATGTCGTTGCAATGCGTGACAACAAGTTATTTATTAACGGCAAGGCCATGGATTATCAAATGAACTCGGCGGAAGTTGTTGAGCAATTACCTGAGCTTGCGCATCAAATTCAAGTTGTTGGCTATAGCGATATTACATCATTTGGCCCAGTGACCGTACCGCAGGATCAATACTTGGTACTTGGCGATAATCGCAATAATAGTTCTGACTCACGCGTTTACGGTTTTATTCCACGTGATGAGATAATCGGCCGCGCAACACGCGTGATGGTTTCATTTGATTATGATGCTCATTACAAGCCGCGTGGCGATCGTTTGTGGAAGCCGCTTATTTAG
- the folB gene encoding dihydroneopterin aldolase produces the protein MDIVFINQLTVETTIGAYDWEKTIKQTLKIDLEMAWDNRAPALNDDLTKALDYATVSERITSWLEAQKIELIETVAERIAEMLMDEFAIEWLKLTIHKPDAVANAGGVGVMIERGVKR, from the coding sequence ATGGACATCGTTTTTATTAATCAGTTAACCGTTGAGACAACAATCGGCGCGTATGACTGGGAAAAGACTATTAAGCAAACGCTTAAGATCGATCTTGAGATGGCATGGGACAATAGAGCGCCTGCGCTGAATGATGACTTAACCAAAGCGTTAGATTACGCCACTGTGTCTGAGCGCATTACTAGCTGGTTAGAAGCGCAAAAAATCGAGTTAATTGAAACTGTTGCCGAGCGCATTGCGGAAATGCTGATGGATGAATTTGCTATTGAATGGCTCAAGTTGACTATCCACAAACCAGATGCAGTAGCCAATGCTGGCGGTGTTGGTGTGATGATTGAGCGTGGAGTTAAGCGCTAA
- the rpsU gene encoding 30S ribosomal protein S21, with product MPIVKVRENEPFDVALRRFKRSCEKAGILSEVRRREHYEKPTTERKRAKAAASKRLAKKLSRDNARRKRLY from the coding sequence ATGCCAATAGTTAAAGTTAGAGAAAACGAACCATTTGACGTAGCACTACGTCGTTTCAAACGTTCATGCGAAAAAGCAGGTATCTTATCTGAAGTTCGTCGTCGTGAGCACTACGAGAAGCCAACAACTGAGCGTAAGCGCGCTAAAGCTGCAGCTTCTAAGCGTTTAGCTAAAAAGCTAAGCCGTGACAACGCACGTCGCAAGCGTCTTTA
- a CDS encoding multifunctional CCA addition/repair protein, which translates to MEIYLVGGAVRDKLLNIEVKDHDWVVVGATPEQMLTQGFQQVGKDFPVFLHPKTKEEHALARTERKSGSGYTGFTVYSAPDVTLEDDLIRRDLTINAIAQDEQGELFDPHGGQADLDNRILRHVSPAFSEDPLRVLRVARFAARFAHLGFTVHASTIELMRELANSGELDHLTCERVWQETSRALDSQSPQVFFEVLRACDALAVLFPELDNLYGVPNPAKWHPEIDSGIHTMMVLQKAGELTTDSEVRFAALIHDLGKAVTPPEKWPSHHGHGQLGLPLIEQLCLRLRVPNTYKDLALMVSDHHCKIHRMDEMRKDTIVKLFDKTDAWRKPQRFEQFLLACEADARGRLHFEDEPYPQRQTMLDYLNKASAVNVQDIIKQGITGPAIKPALFKARVAAISD; encoded by the coding sequence TTGGAAATATACCTCGTTGGCGGTGCAGTTCGCGACAAACTATTAAATATTGAAGTAAAAGACCACGATTGGGTGGTAGTTGGCGCTACACCTGAGCAAATGCTGACGCAAGGGTTTCAACAAGTTGGTAAAGACTTTCCAGTATTTCTCCACCCTAAAACCAAAGAAGAGCATGCGCTAGCGCGTACCGAACGCAAGTCGGGCAGCGGTTACACCGGATTTACGGTGTATAGTGCGCCAGATGTCACGCTGGAAGACGACCTTATTCGTCGCGATCTCACCATAAATGCCATTGCTCAAGACGAGCAAGGTGAACTGTTTGATCCACACGGTGGACAGGCCGATCTCGACAATCGTATATTACGTCATGTATCGCCAGCATTTAGTGAAGACCCGCTACGCGTTTTGCGCGTCGCTCGCTTCGCTGCTCGTTTCGCGCATCTAGGGTTCACCGTACACGCTAGCACTATCGAGTTAATGAGAGAGCTAGCAAACAGTGGCGAACTCGATCACCTCACCTGCGAACGCGTGTGGCAAGAAACATCACGCGCACTGGATTCACAATCACCACAGGTGTTTTTCGAAGTTTTAAGAGCTTGCGACGCACTCGCAGTGCTTTTCCCAGAGCTAGACAACCTTTACGGCGTGCCAAATCCCGCCAAATGGCATCCTGAGATTGATAGTGGCATTCACACCATGATGGTTTTGCAAAAAGCCGGTGAACTAACTACTGATAGCGAAGTGCGCTTTGCCGCCCTCATTCACGATCTTGGTAAAGCCGTCACTCCACCAGAGAAGTGGCCTTCTCATCACGGGCACGGTCAACTCGGATTGCCACTCATCGAACAATTGTGTCTGCGCTTGCGAGTGCCAAATACCTACAAAGATTTAGCACTGATGGTTAGCGATCATCACTGTAAAATCCATCGCATGGATGAAATGCGCAAAGATACCATTGTTAAGCTATTTGATAAGACCGATGCTTGGCGTAAGCCACAGCGTTTCGAGCAATTTCTACTCGCTTGTGAAGCCGACGCCAGAGGCCGCCTCCATTTTGAAGATGAACCTTATCCACAACGCCAAACTATGCTCGATTATTTGAACAAAGCCAGTGCTGTTAATGTGCAAGACATCATTAAACAAGGCATTACAGGTCCAGCGATCAAACCAGCACTCTTTAAAGCACGCGTTGCCGCTATTTCGGATTAA
- a CDS encoding general secretion pathway protein GspB, whose amino-acid sequence MNQSFNSWWLLPLVTLGCGIAIAVFNHTPTPTISAATESLQQVPMQQPVSAAQTTNTPLQVTQVSLPPKPLPYQPRLTAKLKNDRVVVEQESALTTIQPKPATNAAVVEDFSRVKDSVQAGQLTASQSKLAQQFSQVMQEMANEEAAPKSEVKLHAQPLTLYPQWYQDLVPALEFSSHIYASNADDRWVRVNDQVVKEGELINANMRLVRVEPQEVVIEMQERHFTLPALSSW is encoded by the coding sequence ATGAATCAATCGTTTAATAGCTGGTGGCTGTTACCGTTAGTAACTTTGGGCTGTGGTATTGCTATTGCCGTTTTTAATCATACTCCGACTCCGACGATTAGCGCGGCGACTGAGAGCTTACAGCAAGTGCCGATGCAACAGCCTGTTTCCGCTGCACAAACAACAAATACTCCATTGCAAGTGACTCAAGTATCACTGCCTCCTAAGCCACTGCCATATCAGCCGCGATTAACGGCCAAGTTAAAGAACGATCGCGTGGTGGTTGAGCAAGAATCGGCGCTGACAACTATTCAGCCTAAGCCAGCGACAAATGCTGCGGTTGTAGAGGACTTTTCTCGCGTTAAGGACTCTGTTCAAGCAGGTCAGTTAACTGCTTCGCAATCGAAATTAGCCCAGCAGTTTAGCCAAGTGATGCAGGAGATGGCCAATGAAGAGGCAGCTCCGAAATCAGAGGTGAAGTTGCACGCGCAGCCGCTGACGCTTTACCCGCAATGGTATCAAGATTTGGTACCCGCCTTAGAGTTTAGCTCGCATATTTATGCCAGTAACGCGGATGATCGTTGGGTTCGAGTTAACGATCAAGTGGTGAAAGAAGGCGAGCTCATTAACGCAAATATGCGTTTGGTTCGCGTCGAGCCGCAAGAAGTCGTGATTGAAATGCAAGAACGCCACTTTACGCTACCAGCTTTGAGTAGCTGGTAA